In the Symphalangus syndactylus isolate Jambi chromosome 17, NHGRI_mSymSyn1-v2.1_pri, whole genome shotgun sequence genome, TCACGCTCAGTGAgacaccagacacaaaaggacacgTCCTGTCTGATTCCACTCCTGGGAGGTCCCTAGAGTCAtcagattcacagagacagaaagtaggataGGAGGCGTCAGGGCTGGGAAGGGGACGGGGAGTGAGTGTTCcctggggacagagtttcagtttgggaagatgggaAAGTTCTGGACAGGAGGGTGGTGAGGGCTACATAGCAATTAATGTGGCTGAGCTGTGCACCTAGAAATGGTTAAGAGGGCAAATTTCATGTTATgactattttaccacaataaaacattttttaaaagtatcctCCACGTGTCCACTTGTTCACATGGCAGCTGGGAGTAGGAATGCCTACTGTTGCCCgtgtacagatggggaaactgaggcagggcagGAGGGTGAGTTCCAGGAGGGCAGACGCAGTCTCTGCGCCTAGGAACTCTTGCTCCTCAGAGGGAGCTGAACCCAGGGAGGGACGGGGCCCCAGTGGTGCCTGAGGACACCAGGACCCAGCACCTCTCGCAGACCCAGGAATGGGACCCCTTGTCCTGCTCCCGGGGACACCTAGCCAGGGGGCTGGAGGGGGTGGCCTGCGGGTTCCTGGAACTGagccgtccctccctccctccctccctggtcTTCTCAAAATCCAATCCATTTTACCAGCTGCCGCTtggcattttattcatttcatggaGGATTTTTTTCCTACCTCTCCAACGTTGGCTCCAAAAGGAGATGaggtttggggtgtgtgtgtgtgtgtgaagataaTCGCCGGAGTGTAGATCCATTCATTAGAGCTGAATGTTCCCAGCACAGCGGCTGCTCTGCTGCCCTGCGGGATCTGGGGAGACACCGCCGGGAGGACAGGATGAGGAATGTCCGGGCAGGGAGGAGGTCCTGTGCTAGATGGATAGGCGGATGCGGCCGGCCCCCGTCTATCAGGCGCTTGTGGGATGCCAGGGCCCCAGAAGGTCCCCCCCGAGGCCCAGAGGACATAGGCAGGCTTGGGGACTGGTAGACAGCGGGGAGCTATGGGAGGCTCTAGAGCACTGGAGGAGGGGAATGTGAGCAAGCATCCTTGTCTGGGCGGTTGCTCAAGCCACAAGCAATTAtagagtgcctactgtgtgccagcaaCCAAGCCAGACCCATCGCGACCCTCCCAGAGCTGAGTGGAAGAGATGGTCACTAAATAAGaaggaaatgaacaaaaagaTGGTAGGCTGTTATGGAAATGTGGGGGGTTCAGGGTGGGTACCAGCAGGACTTCAATGGGGCAGAGAGTGGTGCTTCCTGCATTTTCTCAGTGGCAAGCACGGAATGTTTTTCAGGGCAGGGCATTTGGGACTGGGTTTTGAAGGGTGAAGAGGAGTTCTGTGGCCCAAGTTGCCTGCCCACTGCTGGAGGGCAGATCTACTCTATAGGTTTCCATCAGACATgcctgtctcagtttccccagggTGCACTGGATGTTAGAACACACCCCTGGGCTGGCCTGGTTAGAAACTGACCGTTCCCTGCATGTGCGAGACAAGCATGACCCTTCCTGGGCCTCAACTTCCCTGCCCGAGCAATGGTCGACCGTTGGTGGAAGGGGTCAGGGATCCTGGAGAGGAACGGCGTGGGCGTCCGGGCCATTtttatgttcttattttattttatttttttgagacggagcctcgctctgtcgccggggctggagtgcagtggcgcgatctcagcccactgcaaactttgcctcccgggttcaagcgattctcctgcctcagcctcccgagtagctgagattacaggtgcccgccaccacgcccggctaatttttgtatttttagtagagacgggttttcaccatgttggccaggctggtctcgaactcctgacttcgtgatccgcccgcctcggcctcccaaagtgctgggatgacaggtgtgagccaccgctcccggcaaGTCGGGGCCAATTTTAAAGCGCAGAGTCCTTTCCTGGCACCTCCATTCCATCTGTGGCCTGAATCAGAGCAGGGATGGGCAGTGGTTAGGCGTCCCCAGCCCCCGCCAGGTGTCACCGCCGCCCTCAAACAACCACTGGGAGGCTCTGTTTTCCCCCACCCTGGGCAAGGCACGTCCCACTCTCCCCGCCCGGTGGCTGGGAACCCCGGGGCGGCCCGGGCGGGGTGCCGAGGGCGCGTCGGAACCTGGCCGGGGCCCTTCACCCGCGCCGTGGTCCCGGTGGCTGCGCCCCGCGGCGAGCAGAGCCGACAACTTTGCAATGGAGTTTGTGCGGGCGCTGTGGCTGGGCCTGGCGCTGGCGCTGGGGCCGGGGTCTGCGGGGGGCCACCCGCAGCCGTGTGGCGTCCTGGCGCGCCTGGGGGGCTCCGTGCGCCTGGGCGTCCTCCTGCCCCGCGCGCCTTTTGCCCGCGCCCGCGTCCGCGCCGCCCTGGCCCGGGCCGCCCTGGCGCCGCGGCTGCCGCACAACCTGAGCTTGGAGCTGGTGGTCGCCGCGACCCCCGCCCGCGACCCCGCCTCGCTGGCCCGCGGCCTGTGCCAGGCGCTGGCGCCTCCGGGCGTGGCGGCCCTGCTCGCCTTTCCCGAGGCTCGGCCCGAGCTGCTGCAGCTGCACTTCCTGGCGGCCGCCACCGAGACCCCCGTGCTCAGCCTGCTGCGGCGGGAGGCGCGCGCGCCCCTCGGAGCGCCGGTACGCGGGACGCCTGGAGTCAGGACGAGGGGGacccggggcgggggcgggggcgggagcCCCCGGGACGGCCGCAGTCAGGATGGGGGTGCCGGGAGTACGCAGGGAAGGGGATCCCGGGACGCTGGACGGGTCCCAGGGATCAGGGATGGGGAAGACCCGGGTGTCCCCGGAGCAAGGAAACCAGAACCCAGAGGAAGAGACCCAGGGGCAGGGACCTAGACGCGGGGTTGAGAGCCCCAGGGACGCCCCTGGAACGCCCCTGCAGACCCCTTCCCAGCGCCCTGGTGATGAGGACCCCACCACTGTAGCCTCTGCCCTTTCCTTGCCCAGGCCCCTTCCCTCCTTGCCCACAGACCCTTCCCTGGTCCCCACCCGGCTCTGGGTGGCTGGGCTGGAGGACAGGCGGTCTCCCTCCTCACTCTAGGGGTGCAGTTTCGGGGTCTGCAGGTCTGGATCTCCCTCCTTCCAGCATTCTCCCCGTCCCTTCCCAGAGGCCTCCAAGATCCCAGAGCAGCCTCCATCATTCCAACCCCGACTCCATTCCCACCCCCCAGTCCCCATCCCTGGCAGCCTTCAAGTTCCTCTCTTCTAATCCCACCCCAGGCCCAGATCCCGGGAGGAAACGGAGAAGGGCGGTTGGCTGGGTTCTGGGGACCCTGTTGTCCCCCCCAGCAGGGCTCACTGCGCCCCAGATAATAAGCCCCCTCCCGTGGCCAGCAAGGAGGTCCCAACTCCGGACATGGGCCTGGCTGAGCTCTATGCCCCAGCTGCCCCTCCTTCCCAACCCATGCAGAGGCCCCTCCAGCCCCTCTCTCTCCTCAGGGAGAGAGACCCTGAAGCTAGAGGTGGAGTCTCTTAGCCCATCTCTCCAGGAGTCAAGGGAACCCTTGTCCCCCCACCACCCTAGGGCTGGTGGGAGAGGCGGGGCCCAAACCCAGGCCTGGGACTCCCTCTGCTGCCTCCTCCAGAAGCTGCACCGCTGCAAGCCGGGTCGTGGGATGGACCCAGCAGCGTCTTAGGGACTGGCTTGGCCCCCTGGAGACTGAGCCGCATCCCAAGCCCATCCTCCAGCACTGAGCACCCTGCTTCCACCCTGGGAAGCGCCCTGCCAACCCGAGGGGCCTGGCAAAGCTCTCCCACCTTTAATACACTAAATTAAatccagggctgggcacggtggctcacgcctggaatcccagcactgtgggagcccgaggtgggaggacagcttgagctcaagggtttgagaccagcctgggcaatatggcgagaccccatctctacaaaagatacaaaaattagctgggcgtggtggtgggcgcttgtagtcccagctactcaggatatatatatatatattggctgggcgccgtggctcactcctgtaatcccagcactttgggaggccgaggtgggtggatcacgaggttaggagatcgagaccaccctggctaacacggtgaaaccccgtctttactaaaaatacaaaaaaaaaaaaaaaaaaaagccgggcgtggtgacgggcgcctgtagtcccagctactcaggaggctgaggcaggaaaatggtgtaaacccgggaggtggagcttgcagtgagccgagatcacgccattgcactccagcctgggcgacagagcaagactccactgcaaaaaaaaaaaaaaaaaatccaggagaactttctggATAGCACTGGGCACAAGGGGGCCCCTCAGCCCTCCATGTGCCTGGCACGGGGCAGTAATGTGTGAAGGGGGTGCTAGGAGAAGCTACCTGGTTTGGCTGTAAGCACAAGGCCATCGGTGGACTCACCTTTATGGGCCACGGCTCTTGGCCCTAGAGGGGTTCCCAGGCAGGTGGGTGCCAGGTGAGGTCAGGACTGTAAAGGAATCAAGGAGGGACCTGAGGCTGGACGAGTTCCAAGCTGGAGCCTGGGCTCTGCCTGGAGGATAGAGAAGTCTGAATAGAGGAGGAGCAATGTGCTTGGGTTTTGAAGGATGTGTAGGAGTTGGTGGGCATACAGGAAGAAAGGTATTCCATCTGGGGAATggcacatgcaaaaaaaaaaaaaacaccaagtgTGCCCATGACAAGGGTAGCTGGAGCCAAGAgaagctgggaggctgagctttGTGGAGATGGTGATGGGGAGCGATGTAGGGGTTTagagcagggctggggctgggggtaggTGGAGGGGAGGTGCAGCCATCCAGCTGGCATCTACTTACGGATCACCCGCTGCTGGGGTGGGAAGGGTTTTGTGGGGGTGGAGGTCGTCAACCCTAACTGTGGCCACCCCTCTCCCAGAACCCATTCCACCTGCAGCTGCACTGGGCCAGCCCCCTGGAGATGCTGCTGGATGTGCTGGTGGCAGTGCTGCAGGCGCACGCCTGGGAAGACGTCGGCCTGGCCCTGTGCCGCAGCCAGGACCCCGGCGGCCTGGTGGCCCTCTGGACAAGCCGGGCTGGCCGGCCCCCACAGCTGGTCCTGGACCTAAGCCGGCGGGACACGGGAGATGTGGGACTGCGGGCACGCCTGGCCCCGATGGGGGCGCCAGTGGGGGGTGAAGCACCAGTACCCGCAGCGGTCCTCCTCGGCTGTGACATTGCCCGCGCCCGTCAGGTGCTGGAGGCCGTACCTCCCGGCCCCCACTGGCTGTTGGGGACGCCACTGCCGCCCAAGGCCCTGCCCACCGCGGGGCTGCCGCCGGGGCTGCTGgcgctgggcgaggtggcacaaCCCCCGCTGGAGGCTGCCATCCATGACACCGTGCAGCTGGTGGCCCGGGCGCTGGGCAGTGTGGCCCAGGTGCAGCCGGAGCATGTCCTCCTCCCCGCCGCGGTCAACTGCGGGGACCTGCAGCCGGCCGGGCCTGAGTCCCCGGGGCGCTTCTTGGCACGGTGAGTGGGGACCCTGCTTCCCTTAGGAGGGTGTCCAGGCCACTGAGTCTGCGCTGCCCATGGATCACAAAAGGCAACGtgaggccggacgtggtggttcacgcctgtaatcccagcacttcggaaggcccaggtgagcagatcacttgagctcaggagtttgagaccagcctggccaacatggtgaaaccccatctctaccaaaaaatagaaaacattagctgggcgtggtgacatgcatctgtagttccagctactcaggaggctgaggtgagagaatcacttgagtctgtgAGGTCCgggctgccgtgagctgagatcgcaccactgcactccagcctgggcgacagggaccctgtctcaaacacacaaagTCAGGATGCTTTGTTAGATGTGTTAGGTCCCCGGAAGCAGTGCCCACCTGGGGAACTATCTCAGGGAGAGCAGAGAATGAGCTGAACTAGGAGGGAGGGAATGGGTCTCTGGCCGAGCCCTGGGAGAGTTCCTGAGAATGAACAACTCCTGGACACAGGTGACCCCAGCTGGGAGCTTGTGTGTCAGTCACTGGCTTCAGGCGTATGTGGGATGGGGGCACAGCCACGGCATCCGGGCACAGATGCCCCGGGATCAAGGTGTTAGGCTTGGGGACACCAGGAGCGTCTACGTTTGTCCTCATGATACGGACAAGAGTGCCCAGTGGGAATCGGGCACGTGCTGCGCAGGGGTGAGAGGATGGAGGGTTGTGAACTTCGATACCTGACACCCCCCCGCCCTGCCCCTAGGTTCCTGGCCAACACGTCCTTCCAGGGCCGCACGGGCCCCGTGTGGGTGACAGGCAGCTCCCAAGTACACATGTCTCGGCGCTTTAAGGTGTGGAGCCTGCGCCAGGACCCACGGGGTGCCCCGGCCTGGGCCACAGTGGGCAGCTGGCGGGACGGCCAATTAGACTTGGAACCGGGAGGTGCCTCTGCACGGCCCCCACCCCCGCCGGGTGCCCAGGCccggcccaagctgcgtgtggtgACGCTGGTGGAACACCCATTTGTGTTTGCCCGTGATCCGGACGAAGACGGGCAGTGCCCAGCAGGGCAGCTGTGCCTGGACCCTGGCACCAACGACTCGGCCACCCTGGACGCACTGTTCGCCGAGCTGGCCAACGGCTCAGTGCCCCGCGCCCTGCGCAAGTGCTGCTACGGCTACTGCATTGACCTGCTGGAGCGGCTGGCGGAGGACACACCCTTCGATTTCGAGCTGTACATCGTGGGTGATGGCAAGTACGGCGCCCTGCGGGACGGCCGCTGGACCGGCCTGGTCGGGGACCTGCTGGCCGGCCGGGCCCACATGGCGGTCACCAGCTTCAGCATCAACTCCGCCCGCTCACAGGTGGTGGACTTCACCAGCCCCTTCTTctccaccagcctgggcatcatggtgcgGGCACGGGACACGGCCTCACCCATCGGTGCCTTTATGTGGCCCCTGCACTGGTCCATGTGGCTGGGCGTCTTTGCGGCCCTGCACCTCACTGCGCTCTTCCTCACCCTGTACGAGTGGCGCAGCCCCTACGGCCTCACGCCGCGTGGCCGCAACCGCAGCACCGTCTTCTCCTACTCTTCAGCCCTCAACCTCTGCTATGCCATCCTCTTCGGACGCACCGTGTCCAGCAAGACGCCCAAGTGCCCCACGGGCCGCCTGCTCATGAACCTCTGGGCCATCTTCTGCCTGCTGGTGCTGTCCAGCTACACGGCCAACCTGGCCGCCGTCATGGTTGGGGACAAGACCTTCGAGGAGCTGTCGGGGATCCACGACCCCAAGGTGGGTGGCCTCAGGGGGCTGGCGGCGTCCTCCGGGGGCTGCGGGTGGCCTTGGGGGGCTGGCGGCGGCCCTGGGCTGGGCTGCATGGGGCAGGGGTGGTCAGCTGGACGTGGAGGACGTCCACTAGGCCAACTCTGGTCCCAAGAGACATTTATTCAattaactaatttatttaaagaaaaatagccgggcgcagtggctcacgcctgtaatcccagcactttgggagaccaaggcaggcggatcacctgaagtcaggagtcttGAActggagcctggccaacatggtgaaaccccatctttactaaaaaatacaaagaattagctgagcatggtggtgggcacctataatcccagctactcgggaggctgaggcaggagaatcacttgaacccaggacacggaggttgcagtgagtcaaggcggcaccattgcactctagcctgggcaacagagcaagactccatctcaaaaaacaaaaaaacaaaacaaaaaacacagatatGGGGGGCtggctatgttgttcaggctggtctcaaacgccggggctcaagcaattctcccacctcggcctcccaaagtgctgggattataggcatgagccaccacacccagcctatttttcttgtctttttttgagacatcttgctccatcacccaggctggagtgcagtggcatgatcttggctcactgcaacctctgcctcctgggctcaagcgattctcctgcctcggcctcccaagtagccgggattacaggtgtgcaccaccaagcctggcttttgtattttcagtagagacggggtttcaccatgttggccaggctggtcttgaacccctgacctcatgatccgcccgcctcagcctcccaagtgctgggattacaggcgtgagccaccacacctggccgtattattattattattttttgagacagagtctcactcttgcccagagctggagtgtagtggtgcaatctcagctcactgcaacctccacctcccagattcaagcgattctcctgcctcagcctcccacagtgctgggattagatgtgagccaccgtgccccgcctccCCTTGTAATTTCTTGGCAAAGTCGGGTTTTCTGCCCCGTAGTGTCTCTGAACTTTTAGATCTGCCCAGTGGTGTCCCCTGGGGGTGCCTGGCctgctccccagcccctggtgtCCCCTGTGAAACGGTAGTAAAGCGTAGTTGCCATGCTGTCGGGTGAGCTGACTGCTCCCGGCGGCTCTTCCAATGTAAGCGCTGCACAGCTGAGCAGTCAAGAGCGTTTTCATCATGCGGAAAGTCCCATCAGCTGCTGCTGACCCACAGGCACGATGGGATTCAATTTTGGGTTTTTGGTGGTGCTGGAGTCTCGTGGGGAGGCCTTGGCTGGTGTGACCTCATCAGCCAGACCCGCCTACTCATTAGGGGTCTGCACCAGGTTGCCCTGGTAGCTGTGGGGAGAACAGACCACGGGTGGTGCAGGGAGGACCCTGCAGAGGGTCCTGGGCTGGTGGAGGATAATGATGGGGAAGGAGGCTGCGTTCAATGCTGGGCCCCAAACTGGGTGGGAGCCGTGGAGGGGTGAGCAGTGGGCAGTTCCCTGTGTGCTGCAGGTAGAGCCCCCAGGGTTTGCGGGAGAAACAGGGTGTCAGAGGCAGTGACGACAGAGCTGCCTCCACCTGGGGTAAGAAGAGTCAGAATGGGGGCAGATCAGGAGTGGGGTCATGGACATGTTAGAGTGGGGCTCCCGTGGGACCCCGAGGGGAGAGGCAGAGGAGGTGGTGGGACAGGCGTCGAGCCCAGGGCGAGGTCTGGGTGGAGATGGACTTGCCGGCGTTTAGAACAGAGGGTCTCCACCAGGGGTGATCCTGCCCCCCGCCCCAGGGGACCCTGGACATTGTGTATCTGGAGACAGCTGTGGTTGTCACGCCTGGGGTGTGCTCTGGGCatggagtgggtggaggccaggaatGCGGCCTCGGCGCCCTGCAGTGCCCAGGACGGCCCCACCCCGGAGAACCGTGCGCCCCTCAATGGTCAGGGGTCCTGAGGGGCAGGCAGAGGGGCTGACGGGTTCCCCCGCGCAGCTGCACCACCCGGCGCAGGGCTTCCGCTTCGGCACCGTGTGGGAGAGCAGCGCCGAGGCATACATCAAGAAGAGCTTCCCCGAGATGCACGCACACATGCGGCGCCACAGCGCGCCCACCACGCCCCACGGCGTCGCCATGCTCACGTGAGCCCGGgcgcggggtggggcgggggcgggcGGGGCGTGGGGTGGGCGGGGGCGACGGCTGACCCCGCCCCGGGCCCCAGCAGGAGCGACCCCCCCAAGCTCAACGCCTTCATCATGGACAAGTCGCTCCTGGACTACGAGGTCTCCATCGACGCTGACTGCAAACTGCTGACCGTGGGCAAGCCCTTCGCCATTGAGGGTGAGAGGCACCTGGGCGAGGCGGGGCACCGGGGTGTCTGGGGACCTCctgggggcagtggggagccacGGAGAGTTCGAGGCGGGAAGGGGCGAAATCCCATGTGTGCGGGCAGAGTTCCCCTGGGGCTGTCCCACCTGGCCCCACCGCCTGGCCCCGCGCCCCCAGGCTATGGGATCGGACTGCCCCAGAACTCGCCGCTCACCTCCAACCTGTCCGAGTTCATCAGCCGCTACAAGTCCTCCGGCTTCATTGACCTGCTCCACGACAAGTGGTACAAGATGGTGCCTTGCGGCAAGCGGGTCTTTGCGGTTACAGAGGTGAGGCAGGGCCTGGGACAGAGGGTGGGCGTGGGGGGCCCTGAGGCTTGTCTGAGGTGACCAGCCCCGTGCTCATTCCCCAGACGTGCGTTTGTCCGCTTCTGCGCACGTCTATTCGCCCTACAAAACCCCAGCTCCAGTGCCCCCTCCTCCACGAAACCTCACTCCCCCAGCCATGGAGTCCCTGCCTCCCAACCTGGCTCCACTGCCCCAGGCCCCTCTCTCTGGCCCAACCTGTTCTCCCCCAGTTCAAGGCTCTCCAGGGGCCTGCCATTACATGACACTGCGGGGCTCCTGCTGTGTTGCCCCCAGACCCTGCAGATGAGCATCTACCACTTCTCGGGCCTCTTCGTGTTGCTGTGCCTGGGCCTGGGCAGCGCTCTGCTCAGCTCCCTGGGCGAGCACGCCTTCTTCCGCCTGGCGCTGCCGCGCATCCGCAAGGGGAGCAGGCTGCAGTACTGGCTGCACACCAGCCAGGTGGGGACCGGGTGGGCGGCGGGTGGCCCCCCCAACCCCCGCCTCCTCACCAACTGGGTCTGTCTGGGGTCTTAGAAAATCCACCGCGCCCTCAACACGGAGCCGCCAGAGGGGTCGAAGGAGGAGACGGCAGAGGCGGAGCCCAGGTAAGTGGTGGTCGGGGCGGACCACGATCCAGGACGACCCAGACCCATCACCCCACCAGCTCGCCCCGAAGCCGGCCGCGGGGTGCAGGAGGTTCCCGGAGGTCCCCTGCCCACCCCCGGACGGCTGTGTGCACACCGTGGCTCCCTGGTTGTGCCTGTCGGCCACCCTCTGCTCTCAGCGGCCTCTGCAGAGGCCCAGGGCGCGAGACGGCTGCTCCGGCGGACACTGACCAGGCCGGTTCCGTCCCCAGCGGCCCCGAGGTggtggagcagcagcagcagcaggaccaGCCAAAGGCTCCGGAGGGCTGGAAACGGGCGCGCCGGGCCGTGGACAAGAAGCGCCGTGTGCGCTTCCTGCTGGAGCCCGCCGTGGTTGTGGCACCCGAAGCGGACGCGGACGCGGACGCGTatgcggaggctgaggctgcgCCGGGAGAGGGCCCCGTCTGGTTGTGCTCCAACGGCCGCCCGCCCGCCGCAAGGCCTATGGGGGCCCCCCAGCCCGGGGAGCTGCAGGAGCTGGAGCGGTGCATCGAAGTCGCGCGCGAGCGGCTCCGCCAGGCCCTGGTGCGGCGCGGCGAGCTCCTGGCACAGCTCGAGGACAGCGCACGTCACCGGCCTCTGCGCTTGCTTCAGGCCAGAGCGGCCCCCGCGGAGGCCCCACCACACTCTGGCTGACAGGGGAGCCAGGAGTGAGGCGGCAGCCGGGCCCTTTGGgctcaagacacacacacacacacacacacacacagcgcgGTGGGCCGCTGTCAACAGTTTATTCTATATACAAACACAATTTTGTACACTGCaattaaatagaatggaatgagcGCTCCTCCGCATTCCTCCCCGAGTGACTGACTGGTTTGGCCGCCGGCCCACTCCATCCCCGAGTGGGACTGGACCACGGCCCTGGCTGCTGCCACTGATGTTGGCGCCTGTACCCCACGCCCCTATGCCCAAGGCGCAAGCTCTGCTCTCCCGGGGACCCCAGGCCTGGCGCACACGCGGGGAGGGCCGGGCCATGGAGAAGGCACTGCAGGGAGCACCAGGCAGAGCCGGGCTGAGGCCGGCCGGCACTAAGGCCCGAGGCCCCACCCCATTCCGGCCTCTCCTCCACACCTCCGCCTGCTCAGAGACCTGCGCCATGGGACCCCACTCCATCCTCAGGACGGTTCACTGCAGACCTTTCACCAAGCCCCCTCCAGAACCTTCCGGGGAACCCCACCCCCTCTCCTTGCTGACCGGCTCAAACAGCTCACTAGTGGGTACAAGCCTCGGGCGCGACCTCACACCAGGGGGAGGAAAGCCGCCTTCTGGGCAAACCCCACGAAACCCTGAAAGCCCTGACACAAGCTGGGCAGTCCCAGAGGAAGGAGGTGGCTGGCCTCCCCCACTCCCACGGGCTCGGGGAAAGTCAGGCCCAGCCAGCAGGGGTCAGAGGCGGCTCAGCTGTTGCGGCTCAGGACCCCGCCTCCGAGGGCGCCTCCGTTGGGGCCATGGAGGCAGGGCTAGGCCCGCCTACCGCAGGCTCCAGGGGAGTTGTGTCAGAAGCTGCGGAGTCACTCGGGGGTACACTGTCCTGGGGGGTGTGGGGGAGGCCCCCAGCTGGGCCCAGCGGGCTGGCTGGACGCCGCTCCAGGAGGGAGGCGCTCAGGCCGGACAGGAAGGAGGCGTCTGTGATGATGGCAGCGGTCTCTGCCATCCAACCCAGGTCACCACTGGCAGCTGCCGCCACTGAGGCTGCCGCGGCCACCAGGGAGCTGGGCGCCGCTGCCACAGGCCCGGGACTCCCGCCGGACCCGGGCGAGACGGGGCCCAGGGCAGGGGGCTGGCCCGCAGAATCAGGGGCGGTAGCCGGGGCGCCCGAGTTGTTGTTCATGTCATCAGGCAGCGCCGTGGGGGTCCCGGGGCCCAGTGGCGGCGCCTGAAGCAGCATCTCCTGGATGCGGACCTGCTGCAGGATGGCGGGCAGCTCGTAGTGGTGGAAGAAGTAGATCATGGAATGCTGCGGGAGGGAGGGCGGGAGTCAGGACGGGCCCGCACCTGCCCCGCCCAGCCGCTGCTCACAGAGGGCAGCCCACCCGGGACCATCCACGCTGCCTCTGCCTGCTTGGACCAACCCCACAGGGCATCCTCCCCGGCTGCAGCCTCTCCTGCCTGGAAAGGCACGGCTGGCCCGCCCCCTGCTTGCCGCCTAGGCCT is a window encoding:
- the GRIN3B gene encoding glutamate receptor ionotropic, NMDA 3B: MEFVRALWLGLALALGPGSAGGHPQPCGVLARLGGSVRLGVLLPRAPFARARVRAALARAALAPRLPHNLSLELVVAATPARDPASLARGLCQALAPPGVAALLAFPEARPELLQLHFLAAATETPVLSLLRREARAPLGAPNPFHLQLHWASPLEMLLDVLVAVLQAHAWEDVGLALCRSQDPGGLVALWTSRAGRPPQLVLDLSRRDTGDVGLRARLAPMGAPVGGEAPVPAAVLLGCDIARARQVLEAVPPGPHWLLGTPLPPKALPTAGLPPGLLALGEVAQPPLEAAIHDTVQLVARALGSVAQVQPEHVLLPAAVNCGDLQPAGPESPGRFLARFLANTSFQGRTGPVWVTGSSQVHMSRRFKVWSLRQDPRGAPAWATVGSWRDGQLDLEPGGASARPPPPPGAQARPKLRVVTLVEHPFVFARDPDEDGQCPAGQLCLDPGTNDSATLDALFAELANGSVPRALRKCCYGYCIDLLERLAEDTPFDFELYIVGDGKYGALRDGRWTGLVGDLLAGRAHMAVTSFSINSARSQVVDFTSPFFSTSLGIMVRARDTASPIGAFMWPLHWSMWLGVFAALHLTALFLTLYEWRSPYGLTPRGRNRSTVFSYSSALNLCYAILFGRTVSSKTPKCPTGRLLMNLWAIFCLLVLSSYTANLAAVMVGDKTFEELSGIHDPKLHHPAQGFRFGTVWESSAEAYIKKSFPEMHAHMRRHSAPTTPHGVAMLTSDPPKLNAFIMDKSLLDYEVSIDADCKLLTVGKPFAIEGYGIGLPQNSPLTSNLSEFISRYKSSGFIDLLHDKWYKMVPCGKRVFAVTETLQMSIYHFSGLFVLLCLGLGSALLSSLGEHAFFRLALPRIRKGSRLQYWLHTSQKIHRALNTEPPEGSKEETAEAEPSGPEVVEQQQQQDQPKAPEGWKRARRAVDKKRRVRFLLEPAVVVAPEADADADAYAEAEAAPGEGPVWLCSNGRPPAARPMGAPQPGELQELERCIEVARERLRQALVRRGELLAQLEDSARHRPLRLLQARAAPAEAPPHSG